The following is a genomic window from Penaeus chinensis breed Huanghai No. 1 chromosome 7, ASM1920278v2, whole genome shotgun sequence.
ctaaatacatttttttatattaagcttataaaaataatgtttatgattgTGCTGAAAGAGATAAATGCAATCACAGTAACAAATTCAAAGACCTGATGTtggattataattgatatcaggTCAGTTTGCTTATCCACCTTGAGAGATGGGCATACTTGAGCAAGAAATGATAAGGGCATTGTTAATGAATATGACTGATACATACactacttttcctcctctcttccatacCTTCCAACGTTACTTTGATAACCAAACTACTGTAGATACCTTTGCTTAAAGCATGTTCTCTGTTCTGACTAATTCCGACCTTTAACCCATACCAGATGGCTGCAGGATGTGTTTGATGTCCCCTTGATAGTGCAGCTCACTGATGACGAGAAGTACCTGTGGAAGGACTTGAAGCTGGAGCAGTGCAACAAGCTGGCATACGAGAACACCAAAGACATCGTGGCAATGGGCTTTGACATAAACAAGACCTTCATCTTCTCTGATGTTGACTTCATCGAAGGGAGCGGAGAGTTCTATAGGTGAGGCGTTGGTCCATTATAGCTTAGCTTCCTTGTTGTTGATCTCctacttttaatttttattatcatcttcttttctttactatcCTTGTCTTCATTTGATTTcatagattttcttttttaatggactttcttctctccttttttcctataTCAACAGTGATAGATTGACACATTAGTTTACAAACACAAGTTTACATAcagttataaacatacatatacacacatggaaacaCATGTTTAATCTGTATATGGATAGTAAAGTGAACTGGTTGAGAAGGAATTCAATTAACTTATCTAATAGAATCTTAAAATAATATCATAAGTTAGGAAAATATTTACAGTTACTGAAAGACTATTACGATTACTTTCTCTGAGGAAAGCAATGAAGCATATAAGTAGTGGAGATAAAGTTATCAGTGTTGTGAGGTCTGTCAGCTGCTAGTTCCCATGTAAGACTTCCGAaatctatattttcattcattgttGGTTACTTGTTTCTTGGATATTCAGTCAGTAACTACAATATTTCCCTTCTACTTATGCAACAATCTCTATCAGTCTTACTAATATGTGGATATAATTTATATTTGCTAGTGAGAACATAATTTTGTAATGCAAACACACCTATGCCCACActtgtgaatatataagtatatataggtatatacatacatatacatatacatacatatatatatatacgcatacatatatatgaatatatatgtatatatatatacatatatacatatatacatatacatatacatatatacatatatatatatatatatatatatatatatatatatatatatatatacatatatatatatatatatatatatatatatatatatatatgtgtgtgtgtgtgtgtgtgtgtgtgtgtgtatgtatatatatatatatatatatgtatattatatatatatatatatatatatatatatatatatatatatatatatatatatatatatatgtgtgtgtgtgtgtgtgtgtgtgtgtatgtctgtatgtatatatgtatattatatatatatatatatatatatatatatatacatacatacatacatatatatatatatatatttatatatatctatatatacatacatacatatatatgtatgtatatatagatatatatatatatatatatatatatatatatatatgtatgtatatatagatatatatatatatatatatatatatatatatatatatttatatatatatgtatgtatatatagatatatatatatatatttatatatatatatatatatatatatatatatatatatatatatatatgttatatatatacatacatacatatatatatatatatatatatatatatatatatacatacatacatacatacatacatatatctatatatctatatatatatatatatatatatatatatatatatatataaatatatatatatatatctatatatacatacatatatatataaatatatatatatatatatatatatatatctatatatacatacatatatatatatatatatatatatatatatatatatatatatatacatacatatatatatctatatatatatatatatacacacacacacacacacatatatatatatatatatatatatatatatatatatatatatatatatatatatatatatatatgtgtgtgtgtgtgtgtgtgtgtgtgtgtatatagatatatagagttatatatgtatgtatgtatatatatatatatatatatatatatatatatatatatatatatatatatatatacatacatacatacatacatatatatatatctatatatgtatatatacacacacacacatatatatatatatatatatatatatatatatatatgtatgtatgtatgtatatatatataacatatatatataaatatatatatatatctatatatacatacatatatatatatatatatatatatatatatatatatatatatacatacatacatatatatatgtatgtatgtatatatatatatatatatatatatatatatatatatatatatatatatatatatatatgtatatatgtatgtatgtatgtatatatatatataatatatatatatatatatatatatatatatatatatatatatatatatatatgtatatatatatatatataatatatatatatatatatatatatatatatatatatagatatatagatatatagatatatagatatatagatatatagatatatagatatatagatatagatgtatgtgtgtatgtattaacccatttgccccggatatatgttctgtcccctgtagttttttgtgaatgctgttacatacagatggctccacatgtgctcagccggcaaggagtctatcagtagccctagtgaccaatcatgatttccctattccttgaattggtgggaaatgttttaatacagttgacatcgatactgttattactgttattgatgttatgattattaacccaatgccaccggggaaaatgctgtgcctattttctatatttttttgtgaaatgtctgcccatagatggctcgactagtgcttagccacaaacgagtcaattagtagaccttgtgaccgtacctgatttgaattggcgggaaaaacgtattttttactagtgctatgaatgtcgatggtgttatttttattataaacattataattattataatgtattttaatattagtaacagcaaaataagataacgtaaaatattttgtaaatcaaagaaaggggtaaacgggcgagacaggcagtactcgtaactggctcattggtgacttagttcaagtgtagccatttatgtgtgaaaacaatcaagcaagtactaacagtgggcatagcacgtgtctacccacacgtgtctacccgtcatacccgtcggcaaggggttaagttgttataaaaatcttgataacatttaagacaatgaaataatgcaaaagacactttccaaaagtcgaggaaaagggtgaacaggtgagatacggaggactaataactgactccttggtgactaagcacttgtagagccatctttgtgtaaatacaataaataaacttgtattacattgggcatggcatgtattcttgccatatggggcaGTTGGGTTAAATGTATAAAtgattaaatacaaatataaatataaaggtgcaaatgcgtatatgtatatgtatatatgtatgtctttatcttTGAAGTTGTCtgattctatgtatatgtgtatgcatatatttatatatatttatatatatggaaaacatgcacacgtgcgtgcacacacacacgcacgcacgcacgcacgcacgcacgcacgcacgcacgcacgcacgcacgcacgcacgcacgcacgcacgcacgcacgcacgcacacacacacacacacacacacacacacacacacacacacacacacacacacacacacacacacacacacacacacacagagagagagagagagagagagagatgtaagcacatacgtatgtaagcatatatatgttaatatatattcatatttcttttgttttgaactTAGAAACTTTTTACAGGAATGTCTTGAAAGTACAGAAACATGTGACCTTCAACCAAGTCAAGGGAATCTTTGGCTTTGACGAGTCGTCCAACATTGGCAAGATCATGTTTCCTGCAATCCAGGCGGCACCAAGCTTCTCGTCtagttttccatttattttcaagGGGAAGAAGGATGTGCCCTGTCTTATCCCATGTGCTATTGATCAGGTACGGGGTAATTAGATTTTTAGAGTTGgaattgtgttttgtgttttgctgaaatatagacatatgcaagaagagatatacatagacaaactcacatttctcatttatttttaccTTCCCACAGGATCCCTACTTCCGGATGACTCGTGATGTGGCCCCAAGAATAGGGTTGCAGAAGCCGGCCCTTCTCCACTCGACCTTCTTCCCAGCCCTGCAGGGAGCGAGCACCAAGATGAGCGCCTCCGATGAGAACTCCTCCATATTCCTCACTGACACGGCCAACCAGATCAAGAAGAAGGTGAgccgtggtttttttttttttttttttttttttttttttttttagtatcatgtATTgagctttttgttttattataaatctTTATTGATCTGTTCTTTTGTAAAACATGTGGCAGATAATGATTGTTTTTTACATTCATttgtaaatgagtgaatgagtgagtaagtgagtgagtgagtctgttaacgtgtgggtgggtgaatgagtgagtgagagtgagtgttactgtgtgtgttttttatagagGAATGTTTGGAAAACCAATAACTAAAGAAATGCATTGGATGAGGGAGGCAAACTTTTCTAAGGAACCATTCTTGTCTGAAGAACATACAAGGATGCTTATTCTTGTATGAACTAGTTACATGGATATTCATCTAGTATGTACCCCCCATAAGAAGGATCAGATATACCTCCTGCTAATGTGAAACTCTTACAAACATTAGTGTTTGGCAGGACAGTGGGAAAATTGTATTGCAGGGTTAGGGAGTGTGCCAAGGGTAGGGATTTGTAAGCTGGATTGCTGTGCTAATGCTGAACAGAATAATAGGCTGGACAATAGGTTGGATAGCTGTGTTGATTTGAGTAAATAAATCTAAAATGTATTAATGGCACTTATTATTTTGCTGATCTCTTAATTAAAAGTTGCATTTTGAACTCATTAGTATGATATCaccaataaaaattatcattattaccacaggTCAACAAATATGCATTCTCTGGTGGAAGAGATACAATTGAGGAGCACCGGGAAAAAGGAGGTGACTGTGAGGTGGATGTGTCTTACATGTACCTAACCTTCTTCTTAGAAGACGATGAAAAGTTAGAGGAGATTCGCCAACAGTATTCCACAGGCAAGATGCTCACAGGAGAGCTAAAGGCTGAGCTTATTAAGGTctgtatatcttcacaatatatatgtgtatatgtttgtatttttgggTCTCTGATAGAGCAGCCCATTTGCCTGTGTGAAATTAGTACATTTCCTGGAAATATTAGAGTTCTGTTTCTGCAGGCAGTAAGGAATGTGCTTTAACAGACAATaaatttatggtaataatattcatagacTAGGTGtttaatatatacgtattatgtTGATACATCAGGTATTCAGTAATGTGTTAGTGCTCAAGATTTTCTTTTTCCAGAAAGTTTTAAAGCATTTGTCTTTAATATGTTTTGTGTCCATTGTTGTAAGTGTTCACTTCTGTAAATCTCAAACTGTTAAACAGTCAAGATATAAGGCTTCCACTACATAATGGTTATCTGGGTCCTATAGAACTCTTACTCCTTAAAACTTTTTACTGAAGATCTGAAACTTGGGATGAAACTGGTTTGAAACTAAGATTCATGTTATGCTGTATTTGCCTTCCCCCATAACAAGTGTGTCTTTTCTTCAACAGATTCTCCAGGCATTGGTTGCAGAACATCAAGCCCGAAGAAAAGAAGTGACTGAGGATCTTGTTAAAGAATACATGAAACCCCGGCCTTTAAATTTCTGATAGTGTAGACTTGTGCTAGTTTGGCAATTATCAGCAATTTTATATTGTTCTGTCCATTAAGTGATAATGTGAAGTTCAGGTGGTTAGGCAGAGACAAGAATAGTTGAAAATTGAACTTGTATTATTGGTTATCTTTCAACTCCTTCtaggaaaaaaaattgaattttgTTTATGGACTGTTATGTATTGTAATGATGCTCATATTAGACAGTTTGTAATCCTGTGTAATAAAATTATCAAATCTGAATACCATAGGAAATAAAAAgacatttacttttttcatttctttcaaaatatcttttatcatcttgaagatttttttgtcatatttcatatatttagcaCTTGTTAAGCTTCACATGGCATCTCAGAGAATGATTGCAGATTGtgtaaaatatgcaaataaaagatTCTAAATCTAGGTTTTTGTATAATTGTTGATAGTGCACTGTGCTAAAGCATATTGTTTGATATTACAAGAATAAGCATTTAAACTGAATATAAAATTTGGTATTACAGTATGTGCAACAATACATCAAAATCAATTTCATAAGATTTTGTTAAAGCATTGATTTCATTAAGGTATCAAGaccatacagagaaagaaagaccattCATCAAAATCTCTTTTGTAAAAGCACCATACATAATATactctgtttattcatatttgatAGTTGGGTGTAAACAAATCTTGACTGGTGTTGGTGTATGCAACCAGGTGAAGAATGTGGGTGGAGTAGGAGTAGGGAGTCATTTTGGTTACCATAAAAAGAGGGCAAAGCTTAAATAATGGCTTGCTGCAAGGGAGCTGTGACCCTGCAGCATTCAGGCTGCTTCAAATAGCCTAGCCTGCCATCCATTGGTGTACTGTGAGAAATACATTAATAAGGATAAATCtaaaatatatgttgatatttcTTAATTCTCAAAAAGAACAAAGTTGTAAATAATAATTAACTgggaaaagaagattaaaaacaaaacaaaaatggcaGTACAGCAGCTGCTTTCCTGGTCCCCTTGCTCAATGCTAAGGGCACTAATGTTTCCCTGCACTACAAGCAAAAGGTGTGAGTTTTGAGTCTTTCTTTGTGTGGTCTTTGCTGTTATTCGTATATCTTTGTTAACTAGTTTTTATTTGAACACTACCTTTTATCTGTACTTTATGCAATTAATGAATCCAATATATCAAATTCTACAGTAATTCGGTATTAACAGCTGGTTTCTGCCTTCTCTCCACTTGTGGACTGTGTAAGGGCACCTCATAATTTAAAAAGGTGAATGTTTGACTTTATAGTTATTTATGACTTTGTAGTACAAACATCAGTCTTTTACAGAGTGTCTCATTTTATATCCTTTTGGAAAAGATGGTGCTTAATTTAGTAGTCAAGAAAATGGCATTCAAAGTTTTAGTGTTCAAATTGGTATATCTTTGAAACCAACCACACAATTTTGATGGATTATGCATTATGTCTTGATTATGGAGTGAGCAAACTTAAAATGCTATATGAAGCAATAATTGTGGCTCTCAGGACACAACAGCCTCTCTTCATCTAGCAACAGAGCTTAGCAATGGTTGCAGATAAATGGAATTTCGACCACTTTAAGCACTTCCATAGGAGTGTCCCAGTGTGTTTTTAAGAAAGAGGGATGGTAGGCGAATACAGTGGTATGCATAACTAAAAAATGGGGGAGGGAATGTTCTAGTCAGATTAtcaaatcaatattattaaatCCCAATATATTGAAAATAGAAGTGTTTGCAGTAAACAGAAATATGTAAATggaaaaatgacaacaaaaattatGCACACAAGTTTTATAAATGGAAGAGAGTACAAATACATGCAGAATTGTGgggataatatatttttttattattattatcattattattttatgaacaCTGATTTAATACAAAGATAAGAAAGCTGACAGCTTTTAAGAGAATAtgaattatgtttttctttttattcattttaatttcttatagAAGCAGAAATATTTTACTACTTATTGAATATTATTTAGCAGCTTGCTTTTTTGAATATGCGTTTATAAAACAAACACTTCAGCAAATTCATTGAACTGATTTCTcttaaaatgaaaatggtaaagtgCTAAATTATATCCTAAGTCTAGTGGCATAATCTTGACAGGTATTTCTCATTCCAAGTTAACACATTCTAGGCAAATAATTCATCCTTACAGATTATCACCCAGTTTAAGTAGGACAGTTATATCTCATTTACATTACAGTTACTTCTAGGAAAATGAAttaatatgatatgtatgttaTGATTGCATCATCCTGTTCCTCATTTAGAAAATATTAGTTAAgtgacaaataatgaaaataaataaaatacaattagccaatatttttatacatttatacagattaacaaaattaaaaataatcttaaaatatGAAATTTTGCATTAACAAGGACCAAGTCAGAAACCTAGGAGTGTACAATAAAGAACTATACTTACTTGCGAAAAAGTTGGatgaaataatttatatttattattttcagttcTCACAATGCATCTACAAGATATGATTTTGTTTTAACACCTGTGATATATGTTGAATCAAGCTACAAAGGGCTGataatttttttattggtatAATCAAGGAAGATACTATGAAAAGAAACATTTACTTACTATCTTTAGCATAAAGTCAATTTGCTCCATAAAtacaactaagaaaaaaaaatgtactctcAAGGAAATTATATTTTAGATTTTGGCAAGTTATATTGGAAATCTAGGAAAGACATCCATGTGTTGAATCTACTTATACACTGTAATTAACCTTAGCACAAAAAACAAAATGCTTTTTATAATAAACCATTGGCATTGGGTACATGCACTGTCTGCTGTAGTTTGTTTTGACAATTTTGCTTACATGCAGATTGCATCACAAGTTAATTACTAGGCCTACTGACCTCACCTGTTACTCCCTTCCTTGatatttctagaaaaaaaaatctgctactattagtattattattcatgttatcatcACTATGTACACTGACTAAGCACTTATGGTAAATGAAACTATGACTAAAAATCCCAGTAGAAAAccatgtatacagtacatatccTACTGGCGTCAATCGATAATATGTGGTCCCTAATATTTCCTATGCTTTTTATTACAAGGTCACAGTAAAAATGCTAATTATATATAAAGCTGATGATCTTCCTTATGTCATATGGAGAAGTCTTTATACCCTGAAAGTGAtaccatattcataaatatgtaatatgcaGGTATAAGATGAGTAACTAATGTATGAACTCTGCCATTTTACTTACATCTGCTTGCATTCTGATTTACAGTTTTTGATCATACAGAAGGCATTTTCCTTGCATGGTCAACTGTCAAATATTTCTTcataattaagaaagaaaaggtaTAAGATTTTAATTTCTTAAAAATGCTTAGAGGTAAAGCAGTATATAAAGAATGTTAAAATGTGAATTAGATCAAATCTCATTTACAGTTCACCAAAATCTTGTACacgtgaaataaatatataaaatacaaactgGAAGTTGAAAGTTGTGTCAAATAACAAGTATGGTGTGGATTtcaaggtataaaaaaaaacgtttaaaagAAACTGTTTATTTCCATATACATGTCATTACATTCagggtatttattttattataaatcaaAAGTATTGCACTCAGAATcatagaaatacaaaaaagataacattttaagtttaaatacatatgtctatacctgtgtgtttgcctgtgtttttctttgtttctctctctatatactacatacacaaatgcatgctATGTGCAATTAATCATAGGCATAAACGCATAAAAGATAACTGTTTAATCTATAGGTAACAAGTTCAATTTCTTTAAAGTCATTAGAACATGATCTACAAGGGGTTTCTTGTATTTTTCTATAATATTGTCCCTAATTGTATAAACCAAAAAATTGCTCTTGCACTTGCTATACAACTCTCGTGGACAACGTTCTTTATAGTGGTTCATCTGCACAACTGAAGTATTCAAAACAAGGTTCCCTTTCACTCTGGCATAGAGGCCCTCTAGGGTATAATGATTAAATATAGTTAAAGATTTGTTTGTTGATATGAAGCTCTTGACGGAGTGCCCTCGGATACTGAAATTTGCACTGCGAGTTTTATAGTGCAACATGTGGAACTTCCTAGGAACGTCAGGGTCCCTTGTAGCATTGTAAACATCTAGAAAATAGGCGTTTTGAGCTGAGAGAGAAGCATATCTTTCCAAGTCTTTGGGATGATCTTGCTTGTACTTCCTGAACATTTCTGACCATGTGTAAGTTTTTACAGGTAAAATAACCTCATCTACATCAAGAGGAATTATGTAGTCATACAAATACATGTTTCTATACAAACAATCATTATACGGTACAatttcatttctcctcttctgccACACATCTCTCTTCAAGTACAGAGAACGTAACTGAGGTTCATTGGGCTGGTCTCCTGGCAGTGTTAGATGTAAGACGACCACTTTCCCTTGTTTAGTATAGTAATCCAACACTTTATCTATATTTGGATGGACTGAgtatttataaaagaaaacttTTTCTGCACCCAATATG
Proteins encoded in this region:
- the LOC125027175 gene encoding uncharacterized protein LOC125027175, which translates into the protein MAEHSHILNMRFLLLCMVLAVTTTAITLLCYVFLLSSIVPTTVRSFLEVRKTTDYPVLVGSSVESHFLTLKMYNCSRLQHRQVHILWSNFYWQEVQDSKIYLYSAYYDTRFVYDGVPYHYVRVIGMSMGKIYGKIYYCSLWYKQQNDPVVLKADTSEIWVQQWNSRPAPDMYHTYLFTCPIPEGVRKGGAYPDYVSISAQPCNNVTTMVPIHREGILKSQLKKKGKYAVCVKGMDFRKDISHRLIEWLELLFILGAEKVFFYKYSVHPNIDKVLDYYTKQGKVVVLHLTLPGDQPNEPQLRSLYLKRDVWQKRRNEIVPYNDCLYRNMYLYDYIIPLDVDEVILPVKTYTWSEMFRKYKQDHPKDLERYASLSAQNAYFLDVYNATRDPDVPRKFHMLHYKTRSANFSIRGHSVKSFISTNKSLTIFNHYTLEGLYARVKGNLVLNTSVVQMNHYKERCPRELYSKCKSNFLVYTIRDNIIEKYKKPLVDHVLMTLKKLNLLPID
- the LOC125027176 gene encoding tryptophan--tRNA ligase, cytoplasmic-like isoform X1; translation: MPITREEEKVLDEHFVANSYVEGFTASQADTALFEYFTGTPSQDLPSLQRWFRHIASFDKDRTTFPGSKRNPLEISINGRKITVMADSTAVEQSAALEQNSTAEAPVDEDIVDPWNVQASSSKGIDYDKLIDRFGSSRIDATLLERFEKVTGRKPHHFLRRGIFFSHRDMHRILNLVEAGKKFFLYTGRGPSSEALHVGHLIPFIMTKWLQDVFDVPLIVQLTDDEKYLWKDLKLEQCNKLAYENTKDIVAMGFDINKTFIFSDVDFIEGSGEFYRNVLKVQKHVTFNQVKGIFGFDESSNIGKIMFPAIQAAPSFSSSFPFIFKGKKDVPCLIPCAIDQDPYFRMTRDVAPRIGLQKPALLHSTFFPALQGASTKMSASDENSSIFLTDTANQIKKKVNKYAFSGGRDTIEEHREKGGDCEVDVSYMYLTFFLEDDEKLEEIRQQYSTGKMLTGELKAELIKILQALVAEHQARRKEVTEDLVKEYMKPRPLNF
- the LOC125027176 gene encoding tryptophan--tRNA ligase, cytoplasmic-like isoform X2 yields the protein MADSTAVEQSAALEQNSTAEAPVDEDIVDPWNVQASSSKGIDYDKLIDRFGSSRIDATLLERFEKVTGRKPHHFLRRGIFFSHRDMHRILNLVEAGKKFFLYTGRGPSSEALHVGHLIPFIMTKWLQDVFDVPLIVQLTDDEKYLWKDLKLEQCNKLAYENTKDIVAMGFDINKTFIFSDVDFIEGSGEFYRNVLKVQKHVTFNQVKGIFGFDESSNIGKIMFPAIQAAPSFSSSFPFIFKGKKDVPCLIPCAIDQDPYFRMTRDVAPRIGLQKPALLHSTFFPALQGASTKMSASDENSSIFLTDTANQIKKKVNKYAFSGGRDTIEEHREKGGDCEVDVSYMYLTFFLEDDEKLEEIRQQYSTGKMLTGELKAELIKILQALVAEHQARRKEVTEDLVKEYMKPRPLNF